From Blastocatellia bacterium, one genomic window encodes:
- a CDS encoding YtxH domain-containing protein, with amino-acid sequence MAENEGSAASEKLTFLLIGAGIGATLALLFAPKSGRELRGDIADYTRRGVDAAGEGARQIGTRASELYDSTSERVQTAYGSARERAAGAYGVARERVSQSAEAVADVASRQKDQIQAAIEAGKQAYREEKRKAGEFAGAAAEPEA; translated from the coding sequence ATGGCCGAAAACGAGGGCTCAGCAGCATCTGAGAAGTTGACATTTCTATTGATCGGCGCCGGCATCGGCGCAACCCTGGCGCTGCTGTTTGCGCCCAAGAGCGGGCGCGAACTGCGCGGCGACATCGCCGATTACACGCGGCGCGGGGTTGATGCGGCGGGCGAAGGCGCGCGGCAGATCGGCACGCGGGCGTCAGAGCTTTACGACAGCACCAGCGAGCGCGTCCAGACCGCTTACGGCTCGGCGCGCGAGCGCGCGGCGGGGGCTTACGGTGTGGCCCGCGAGCGCGTGTCGCAGAGCGCTGAAGCCGTCGCCGACGTCGCTTCGCGGCAGAAGGATCAGATTCAGGCGGCCATCGAGGCGGGCAAGCAAGCCTACCGCGAAGAGAAGCGCAAGGCCGGCGAGTTTGCTGGCGCTGCCGCCGAACCCGAAGCGTAA